The Primulina tabacum isolate GXHZ01 chromosome 16, ASM2559414v2, whole genome shotgun sequence genome window below encodes:
- the LOC142528794 gene encoding general transcription and DNA repair factor IIH subunit TFB4, with product MATVPSKLYSDDVSLLMVLMDANPFFWNSVKSNYLFSDFLTHVLAFLNSIFLLNQFNKVVVIATGYNSCDYIFDSAALHGQNQRAESLLQKLEDFLDKDESLCRENSVNGPSVSLLSGSLSMALCYIQRVFRSGPFHPQPRILCLHGSPDGPGQYVAIMNSIFSAQRLMVPIDSCVIGGQHSAFLQQASYITGGVYLKPQLLDGLFQYLATVFATDLNSRAILQLPKPVGVDFRASCFCHKNTIDMGFICSVCLSIFCEHQKKCSTCGSVFGQSQAHNSSGPDQKRNTF from the exons ATGGCTACAGTTCCATCCAAGCTTTACTCAG ATGATGTCAGCTTACTGATGGTACTCATGGACGCAAACCCCTTCTTTTGGAACTCTGTGAAATCTAATTACCTCTTCTCCGACTTCTTAACACAT GTATTAGCATTCTTGAATTCAATATTCCTATTAAATCAGTTCAACAAAGTGGTAGTGATAGCAACTGGATACAATTCTTGTGACTACATATTTGATTCCGCAGCTTTGCATGGTCAGAATCAGAGGGCGGAGAGTTTACTGCAGAAGTTGGAGGACTTTCTGGACAAGGATGAGTCACTTTGTCGTGAAAACTCGGTCAATGGTCCCAGTGTCTCACTTCTCTCTGGATCCCTTTCCATGGCCCTTTGCT ACATTCAGAGGGTGTTTCGGTCAGGTCCTTTTCATCCACAGCCTCGG ATATTATGCTTACATGGATCTCCAGATGGGCCTGGACA ATATGTTGCAATCATGAATTCAATTTTCTCTGCTCAGCGCTTAATG GTTCCTATCGATTCATGTGTAATTGGAGGTCAACACTCAGCTTTTCTGCAACAG GCCTCTTATATAACTGGTGGGGTATATCTGAAACCACAGCTACTGGATGGACTGTTTCAGTATCTAGCG ACAGTTTTTGCCACCGATCTCAATTCCCGTGCCATTTTACAACTTCCTAAGCCTGTGGGAGTGGACTTTCGTGCGTC GTGTTTCTGCCACAAAAACACAATCGATATGGGCTTCATATGTTCTGTTTGTCTGTCTATATTCTGCGAGCACCAGAAGAAATGCTCAACCTGCGG ATCCGTTTTTGGTCAATCCCAAGCACATAACTCCTCAGGACCGGATCAAAAGAGAAATACGTTTTAA
- the LOC142528793 gene encoding uncharacterized protein LOC142528793 — MENADRSSNHSKRSHRRGSNGHLSMSDTDSTASQVDSWHSPLRSESPLRSDDPCFQQENDNSTNKSLKSVVSVDKYYSPVPSPGASNFPVSSPGAGRMGWRPWPHSEKPTSENHGFTGSYPVTGVKGGRREKPLSENHEFPAKGGSPVVLGLNRLVTEEPPPGVKKIGAVHGGGGHLEEGYISSGGGENEVGGERRSRAAASILRRSERSAAARKVELVFRVLEVILCLVSFSIMAADKTKGWSGDSFDRYKEYRYCLVVNIIGFVYSGFQAFDVAYSLGTENHVFSHHIRYHFNFSMDQILAYLLISASSSAATRADDWISNWGKDQFTLMASASISVSFLAFAAFGLSSLISGYNLCNRDTT; from the exons ATGGAAAACGCAGACCGTAGCAGTAATCATAGTAAAAGAAGCCACCGGAGAGGCAGCAACGGCCACTTATCAATGTCCGACACCGATTCCACGGCGAGCCAGGTTGACTCGTGGCACTCCCCTCTCCGTTCGGAATCTCCCCTACGCTCCGACGACCCTTGTTTCCAACAGGAAAACGATAATTCAACCAACAAGAGTCTTAAATCAGTTGTTTCAGTTGATAAGTACTATTCTCCGGTGCCTTCTCCGGGGGCTTCGAATTTTCCGGTCAGTTCTCCGGGAGCCGGGAGGATGGGGTGGAGGCCATGGCCGCATTCGGAGAAGCCCACCTCCGAGAATCATGGTTTCACGGGAAGTTATCCCGTTACAGGAGTGAAAGGTGGCAGGAGGGAAAAACCTTTGTCGGAGAACCATGAATTTCCGGCGAAAGGGGGGTCTCCGGTTGTGTTGGGATTGAATAGGTTGGTGACGGAGGAGCCGCCACCTGGGGTGAAGAAGATAGGGGCAGTACACGGTGGCGGTGGTCACTTAGAGGAAGGATATATCAGTAGCGGTGGTGGGGAGAATGAAGTTGGGGGGGAGAGGCGTTCAAGGGCGGCTGCATCGATTTTGAGGAGGTCGGAGAGGAGTGCAGCAGCGAGAAAGGTTGAGTTGGTGTTTAGAGTGTTGGAAGTAATCTTATGTTTGGTTTCATTTTCGATCATGGCTGCTGATAAGACTAAGGGGTGGAGTGGTGATTCTTTTGATCGATATAAGGAGTATAG GTATTGTCTAGTTGTGAACATTATCGGGTTTGTATATTCTGGTTTCCAAGCATTTGATGTAGCATACAGTTTAGGCACGGAAAATCACGTCTTCTCTCACCATATACGTTAccattttaatttttcaatGGATCAG ATTCTGGCTTATCTTTTGATCTCAGCATCTTCATCAGCAGCAACGAGGGCGGACGACTGGATTTCTAACTGGGGGAAAGACCAGTTTACATTGATGGCCAGTGCATCAATCTCTGTGTCATTTCTTGCCTTTGCTGCCTTCGGCTTGAGCTCTCTTATATCAGGTTACAATCTTTGTAACCGGGATACCACTTGA